The genomic DNA GTACCAATGACGTCATGCTTGATGGATGGGTAGCCCAGACCATCGCGGATGCACTCGAAAACGAGGCGTTTGGTCTTTTCCCGGCCGACCGGATGCCACCTGAACACGATGGACGGTTCCGTGGTCCTGATATTCCTCGCCCCTTCGAGAATCGCGTCGGTCATGTCGCTGCAGGCATCCACATAGCCAAGCTTGGTCCCGCCAATGGTCAGAATGAAAAGATCGTTGGAACCGGGGAAAATTTCGCGGTACGCCCTGGATTTTCCGGCACCATGTTCAGAAATTTTCAAACGTTCCATTTCAACCATTTCGACGGCGTCGGCATAGGTCATAGGTTGAAAAGATTTTTCTTTGACGCTGATATTGTAGTAAGGCTCCAGCAGTTCATCTTCCTTATGGGCGTAGCCGCTGGCATAGCGATCGATGGCATGGCAGATGAGGTACGTATACCATTTCGCCTGAAAGGCATCCTTCAAACCCCTGCAAGGCTCTGCGGGCACACGGTGGCTTATTTCGGCAATCTCCAGCAGCTCTTCCCTCCTTGCTGGATCTGGCTCGAAATTCTCGGCGACGATTTTGGCCAGGCGGGCATGACGCCGAGCCCAGTTGATTACTGCTTCATCTGCAATAATCATTGACTTCCAGACATCGATCTTTCCTATCCAGTCGAGCCCGGTTGTCGCATTCCAAGGGATTTTTTGCATCTCTTTTTGGGCATGCTCGATCTTTCCTTTTGCCATCTCTATCCGCTTCAGCAAACCGTCCTGCACGACTGTCTCGTAAGGTGGGCAGATGCTGTTGTACCCAGTAGCAAAACCTGGAGCTTCCATGGTGCTTACCTGGTACATTTGCAAGAGCTCTTCTTGAGTAAAGTAGCGCTCTCCCTTCGCCTGCATACTGTATCGCTTCCAGTATTCGTTAATTTCAGCCGCCTCTTCTACCGGCTGAGGAGCATAGTCGCTCATGAGGTAGTCCTGGACGGCCATATAAGAAAGTTCAGGGTAGAGAGGGAACATCTCAGGATCTTCTGCGTGATAGCCAATAATGAATTCGTCCTGCTGTAGAACCAAGGTGCTCTTGTTTAAGATATTTTGAAGGCCCAATGCTCTTCTGATTACTTCCGGTTGGCCTGCGCTAGCCTTATGTGCCTCAGTGATAAAACGCATCCTTTCTATGCCTGCCCTAACATCACTGTCTACAAATTCACCGGCAGCGGCATGTTTCCATCTACAACGTGCCTTTAGTCTTTTAGTTCTTTCAGTACTCGGACGGGCAAGGTTCTCATGCAGCGCTTCATCTGCTATCTCGATTTCCTGTGGATTTGTTAACGGAAATTCTATTTTTTTGCCTCGATACTTAATTGATTCTGCGACCGTTGCCATTAGTTACCTCCTCTTTTTGAATTGTTGACATGATTCAGAAGTGTTGACTGTTGGCTTAGATAGATAATATTTGCCTTTACTATCTTCCTTTTCTGTCAC from Desulfuromonas sp. TF includes the following:
- a CDS encoding benzylsuccinate synthase gamma subunit family protein; this encodes MMSTCKECRWFFQVPENAGDYQPGKGDCVTEKEDSKGKYYLSKPTVNTSESCQQFKKRR
- a CDS encoding pyruvate formate lyase family protein gives rise to the protein MATVAESIKYRGKKIEFPLTNPQEIEIADEALHENLARPSTERTKRLKARCRWKHAAAGEFVDSDVRAGIERMRFITEAHKASAGQPEVIRRALGLQNILNKSTLVLQQDEFIIGYHAEDPEMFPLYPELSYMAVQDYLMSDYAPQPVEEAAEINEYWKRYSMQAKGERYFTQEELLQMYQVSTMEAPGFATGYNSICPPYETVVQDGLLKRIEMAKGKIEHAQKEMQKIPWNATTGLDWIGKIDVWKSMIIADEAVINWARRHARLAKIVAENFEPDPARREELLEIAEISHRVPAEPCRGLKDAFQAKWYTYLICHAIDRYASGYAHKEDELLEPYYNISVKEKSFQPMTYADAVEMVEMERLKISEHGAGKSRAYREIFPGSNDLFILTIGGTKLGYVDACSDMTDAILEGARNIRTTEPSIVFRWHPVGREKTKRLVFECIRDGLGYPSIKHDVIGTEQMKYYSKFSKNNNGATDAEAHYWGLVLCMSPGVCGRRKTHKTRSEGGGSIFPAKMMEIVLADGFDWSYSGMQLGPHTGDPTEFKTFEQLWEAFRAQYAYATSKVIRAKDIMRYFESKFLQMPFVSSIDDGCMELGIDAMELSEQPNGWHNPITTVVAANSLVAIKKLIYDEKKYTMAQLVTALRANWSGFEDMRQEFLNAPKWGNDDDYADAIIKDFYEDIIGGEMSKITNYSGGPVLPVGQAVGLYMEIGSRTGPTPDGRFGGDAGDDGGISPYMGTDKKGPTAVLKSVSKVQKNQKANLLNQRLSVPIMRSVHGFDIWKSYMDTWEKLNIDHVQFNCVSTAEMKAAQKEPEKHQDLIVRVSGFSARFVDIPTYGQNTIIARNEQSFGSNELEDLNTELN